Proteins co-encoded in one Prevotella sp. E13-27 genomic window:
- the buk gene encoding butyrate kinase, with amino-acid sequence MLILAINPGSTSTKMAVYEDEKPIVLRNISHSQEDLAPFDDVIEQHDYRKQLVLDELERVGIPLEFDAVIGRGGLVKPIAGGVYEINENMLKDTYSGIAMHNHACNLGCLIAHDIAKDIPGCRSFIADPGVVDELNDYARISGSPLMGRICIWHALNQRAIARRYAAGIGKKYEDLNLIICHMGGGISVAAHDHGRAVDANNALDGEGPFSPERAGSLPAVDLIRLCFSGKYNEKQLLKRIAGKAGLNAHLGTADVREVLRRIEDGDTHAELILNAMIYHIAKNICGLGAVFCGKVDAILLTGGLARSEYVISRLRQRISYMAPVYCFPGEDEMEALALNALAVLRGQREVKVYD; translated from the coding sequence ATGTTGATACTTGCTATTAATCCTGGCTCCACCTCAACAAAGATGGCGGTCTATGAAGACGAGAAGCCTATCGTTCTTCGAAACATCTCACACTCACAGGAAGATCTGGCACCGTTTGACGATGTCATAGAACAGCATGACTACCGCAAACAGCTTGTCCTCGACGAGCTGGAGCGTGTAGGCATACCACTTGAATTCGATGCCGTCATAGGTCGCGGCGGACTGGTAAAACCTATCGCCGGTGGTGTCTATGAGATAAACGAGAACATGCTGAAAGACACCTACAGTGGCATTGCCATGCACAACCACGCATGTAACCTGGGCTGTCTTATAGCTCACGACATAGCAAAGGACATTCCCGGATGTCGCTCGTTCATTGCCGACCCGGGTGTTGTTGACGAGCTTAACGACTATGCACGCATAAGCGGTTCACCTCTTATGGGACGCATCTGCATCTGGCATGCCCTGAACCAGCGCGCCATAGCACGCCGCTATGCTGCCGGCATAGGCAAGAAATACGAGGACCTGAACCTTATCATCTGTCACATGGGTGGCGGAATATCGGTGGCAGCCCACGACCACGGACGTGCCGTAGATGCCAACAACGCCCTCGATGGCGAAGGACCGTTCTCGCCGGAGCGTGCCGGTTCGCTTCCCGCCGTTGACCTCATTCGCCTCTGCTTCAGTGGAAAATATAACGAGAAGCAACTGCTGAAACGTATTGCCGGCAAGGCTGGCCTTAACGCTCATCTCGGCACTGCCGACGTGCGCGAGGTGCTGCGCCGAATAGAAGATGGCGACACCCATGCGGAGCTCATCCTCAATGCTATGATCTACCACATAGCGAAGAATATCTGTGGCCTCGGAGCCGTGTTCTGCGGAAAGGTAGATGCCATCTTGCTTACTGGCGGTCTGGCGCGCTCTGAGTATGTCATCTCACGTCTGCGTCAGCGTATCTCTTATATGGCACCCGTCTATTGTTTCCCTGGCGAAGACGAGATGGAGGCGCTGGCACTGAATGCCTTAGCTGTGCTGCGCGGACAGCGCGAGGTGAAAGTTTATGACTGA